AACTATAGTTTTCCCCTGTTCATTTAGTAATTTTAATAAACCTAGTATCTTATTTTTATTTTCTTCATCAAGGGATCCCGTGGGTTCATCAGCTAAAATAATATCGCAAGGTTTCACCATTATTCTTGCAATTGAAACTCTTTGTTGCTCCCCTCCACTTAACTCATATACTTTTCTCTTTTCATAACCTTGTAGCCCAACATCATCTAAAGCTTTAATTACTTTTTCATGTTTCTGCGCAGAACTAATTTTAATATATTTCATAGCTATATTAAGGTTATATTCAACAGTAGAATTATCTATTAAAGCAAAATTTTGAAATAAATACCCTATTTTTTCACGGATCATTTTTGGTGTTTTCTTATTTGTAGGAGTTAATCCTGAAACACCATGGATAATTAATTCACCATCATCAAAATCTTCTATTAATC
This window of the Clostridium estertheticum genome carries:
- a CDS encoding putative bacteriocin export ABC transporter; translated protein: MNIIELKNVTKCYGKKMILNKFNLSVKNGEIIAIKGVSGKGKSTLLNIIGLIEDFDDGELIIHGVSGLTPTNKKTPKMIREKIGYLFQNFALIDNSTVEYNLNIAMKYIKISSAQKHEKVIKALDDVGLQGYEKRKVYELSGGEQQRVSIARIMVKPCDIILADEPTGSLDEENKNKILGLLKLLNEQGKTIVIVTHDESVTHICTRVKVI